A stretch of the Nicotiana tabacum cultivar K326 chromosome 6, ASM71507v2, whole genome shotgun sequence genome encodes the following:
- the LOC107797629 gene encoding uncharacterized protein LOC107797629 produces MVWRVQNHAMDLFLLGGENALLLNIDATKGNTMCTQIPRQTPRNELNKILPDSWITNYEKLREPEESLQSGEPTFTKRNDKIISISFDHSHLKKSNKTIFSFQVIKSKDTDPNPESEPFWNIQTIMEEHDWCQHFDKEGRRFWWFKCPFTGHCPWDIGCDCQDCLEDPIGEYDEYHQYLLERFGLNNTKPKSKKKGKTSEKQFQAKYENKDPSIGLLSRSDKYEFLVNYKPQEWPKLPEKFTQSWEDSEITPKPKLPSTHTSESKNPPEPKTLPTQKTPKPTKPQIFMLSPSSSVIPKIFLHFNLLKKRV; encoded by the coding sequence ATGGTGTGGCGGGTCCAAAATCATGCCATGGATCTCTTCCTTCTTGGAGGAGAAAATGCTTTACTCTTGAATATTGATGCTACCAAAGGAAATACCATGTGCACCCAAATACCCAGACAAACTCCCAGAAATGAGCTCAATAAAATTCTTCCTGATTCCTGGATCACAAATTATGAAAAGCTAAGGGAACCTGAGGAATCTCTGCAATCTGGTGAGCCCACTTTTACTAAAAGAAATGACAAAATCATTTCCATAAGCTTTGACCATTCCCATctcaaaaaatccaataaaaccATCTTTTCTTTCCAAGTGATCAAATCCAAAGATACAGACCCTAACCCTGAAAGTGAACCCTTCTGGAATATACAAACTATCATGGAAGAACATGACTGGTGTCAACATTTCGACAAAGAGGGCAGAAGATTTTGGTGGTTCAAATGCCCCTTTACCGGACACTGCCCTTGGGATATTGGTTGCGACTGCCAAGACTGTTTGGAAGATCcaattggagaatatgatgaatACCACCAGTATCTTTTGGAAAGATTTGGCCTCAACAATACCaaaccaaaatccaagaaaaaagggaaaactaGTGAAAAGCAATTTCAagccaaatatgaaaataaagatcCTTCAATTGGCTTACTAAGTCGTTCGGATAAATACGAATTTCTTGTCAATTACAAACCCCAGGAATGGCCTAAATTACCAGAAAAATTCACTCAAAGCTGGGAAGATAGTGAAATAACACCCAAACCCAAACTACCATCAACTCATACCTCAGAATCCAAAAATCCACCTGAACCTAAAACTTTACCAACTCAAAAAACCCCAAAGCCCACAAAACCACAAATATTCATGTTAAGCCCTTCAAGCTCAGTCATACCCAAGATTTTCCTTCACTTCAATCTTTTGAAAAAGAGGGTATAA